A region from the Paraburkholderia youngii genome encodes:
- a CDS encoding efflux RND transporter permease subunit gives MNISRLFILRPVATLLLMIALVLIGLIAMRVLPVSSLPNVDYPTIQVQTFYPGASPTVMATTVTAPLEVQLGEIPGLQQMTSYSSDGASVITLQFDLSLNLDIAEQNVQQAINAANSYLPSGLPAPPTYAKVNPADQPILTLAVTSKSMSLTQLEDVANNRLGTKISEVSGVGVVTTSGGNVPAIRVEADPHKLAAYGLNIDDLRTLLSYVNVSQPKGNFDGPDLDYTINGNDQITDPKDYLDTVIAYQNGSPVYMRDVARVSQAAQDVERGAWYNGSPAIVLNVQRQPGANVIQTVNQIMKVLPQLESTLPAGMKVTVVSDSTGVIRASVADAAFELILAIVLVVAVIFVFLRNVPATVIPSISVPVSLIGTLAVMYQLNYSIDNLSLMALIIATGFVVDDSIVMIENIVRYLEEGMSPLEAALEGAGQIGFTILSLTISLIAVLIPLLFMGGVIGRLFSEFAVTLAVTIVISAVVSLTVVPMLCARMLRAQAERHPSRFERISERLFDKTLAAYERGLRWVLDHQTLTLMVAVATVVLTGILYVVIPKGLFPVQDVGVIQGISVADNSVSYAAMVKRQSALADAVLKDPDVVSLTSYVGIDGTNATLNNGRFLINLRDKDKRSDNAQEIARRLAQEVAHVPGVKLFMQPEQDLTLDTTVSPNQYSFVLRGPSQQAFQKYVPELVARLKQIPSLSDVQSDLNTDGLSVNVEVNRQLAARFGITPATIDNALYDALGQRIVSTIFEQSSQYRVILVAKPESMPTVQSIGNLYLPSQTSSTGQVPLSGIAKIEIRKAPLVISHLAQFPSVTISFNLAKGASLSTAVEDIHRAEQAIDLPPSITSSLQGATAAFEDSLSSEVYLLIAALVAVYIVLGVLYESFIHPVTILSTLPSAGIGALLSLMLAGMDLDVIGIIGIVLLIGIVKKNAIMMVDFALDAERNHGKAPREAIFEASLLRFRPILMTTLAAMLGALPMLLGTGTGSELRRPLGLAIIGGLTLSQVLTLFTTPVIYLFFDRMATRVNRWRAERAKRNAGGAEGTR, from the coding sequence TCCGGGTGCGAGCCCGACGGTGATGGCGACCACCGTGACGGCGCCGCTCGAAGTGCAGCTCGGCGAGATTCCGGGCCTGCAGCAGATGACCTCGTACAGCTCGGACGGCGCGTCGGTGATCACGCTGCAGTTCGATCTGTCGCTGAACCTCGACATCGCCGAGCAGAACGTGCAGCAGGCGATCAACGCGGCGAACAGCTATCTGCCGTCGGGCCTGCCGGCGCCGCCGACATACGCGAAGGTCAATCCCGCCGACCAGCCCATTCTGACGCTCGCGGTCACGTCGAAGTCGATGTCGCTGACGCAGCTCGAGGACGTCGCGAACAATCGCCTCGGCACGAAGATCTCGGAGGTGTCGGGGGTCGGCGTCGTGACGACGAGCGGCGGCAACGTGCCCGCGATCCGCGTCGAGGCCGACCCGCACAAGCTTGCCGCCTACGGCCTCAATATCGACGATTTGCGCACGCTGCTCAGCTACGTGAACGTGAGCCAGCCGAAGGGCAATTTCGACGGCCCCGATCTCGACTACACGATCAACGGCAACGATCAGATCACCGACCCGAAAGACTATCTGGACACGGTGATCGCCTATCAGAACGGCTCGCCGGTCTACATGCGCGACGTCGCGCGCGTGAGCCAGGCCGCGCAGGACGTCGAGCGCGGCGCGTGGTACAACGGCTCGCCCGCGATCGTGCTGAACGTGCAGCGCCAGCCCGGCGCGAACGTGATCCAGACGGTCAATCAGATCATGAAGGTGCTGCCGCAGCTCGAATCGACGCTGCCGGCCGGCATGAAAGTGACGGTGGTGTCGGACAGTACCGGCGTGATTCGCGCGTCGGTCGCGGACGCCGCGTTCGAGCTGATTCTCGCGATCGTGCTGGTCGTCGCGGTGATCTTCGTGTTCCTGCGCAACGTGCCCGCCACCGTGATTCCGAGCATCTCGGTACCGGTCTCGCTGATCGGCACGCTCGCGGTGATGTACCAGCTCAACTATTCGATCGACAACCTGTCGCTGATGGCGTTGATCATTGCGACCGGCTTCGTGGTCGACGACTCGATCGTGATGATCGAGAACATCGTGCGCTATCTGGAAGAGGGCATGTCGCCGCTCGAAGCCGCGCTCGAAGGCGCGGGGCAGATCGGCTTCACGATTCTGTCGCTGACCATTTCGCTGATCGCGGTGCTGATTCCGCTGCTGTTCATGGGCGGCGTGATCGGGCGCCTGTTCAGCGAGTTCGCGGTGACGCTCGCGGTCACGATCGTGATTTCGGCGGTCGTGTCGCTGACGGTGGTGCCGATGCTGTGCGCGCGGATGCTGCGCGCGCAGGCCGAGCGGCATCCGAGCCGCTTCGAGCGCATCAGCGAGCGCCTGTTCGACAAGACGCTTGCCGCCTACGAGCGTGGCCTGCGCTGGGTGCTCGACCATCAGACGCTGACGCTCATGGTCGCGGTCGCCACCGTCGTGCTGACCGGCATCCTGTATGTGGTGATTCCGAAGGGGCTGTTTCCGGTGCAGGACGTCGGTGTGATCCAGGGCATCAGCGTCGCCGACAACTCGGTGTCGTACGCGGCGATGGTGAAGCGGCAGAGCGCGCTCGCCGATGCGGTCCTGAAGGACCCGGACGTGGTGTCGCTGACGTCGTACGTTGGCATCGACGGCACCAACGCGACGCTGAACAACGGCCGCTTCCTGATCAATCTTCGCGACAAGGACAAGCGTTCAGACAACGCGCAGGAAATCGCGCGCCGGCTGGCGCAGGAAGTCGCGCATGTGCCGGGCGTGAAGCTTTTCATGCAGCCCGAGCAGGACCTGACACTCGACACGACCGTGTCGCCGAACCAGTACAGCTTCGTGTTGCGTGGACCGAGCCAGCAGGCGTTCCAGAAGTACGTGCCGGAACTCGTCGCGCGTCTGAAGCAGATTCCGTCGCTGTCCGACGTGCAGAGCGACCTCAACACCGACGGCCTCAGCGTGAACGTCGAAGTGAACAGGCAACTGGCCGCGCGCTTCGGCATCACGCCCGCGACGATCGACAACGCGCTGTACGACGCGCTCGGCCAGCGCATCGTGTCGACGATCTTCGAGCAGTCGAGCCAGTACCGCGTGATTCTGGTCGCGAAGCCGGAGTCGATGCCGACCGTGCAATCGATCGGCAATCTGTATCTGCCGAGCCAGACCAGCAGCACGGGTCAGGTGCCGCTGTCCGGCATCGCGAAGATCGAGATCAGGAAGGCCCCGCTCGTGATCAGTCACCTTGCGCAGTTCCCGTCGGTGACGATCTCGTTCAATCTCGCGAAGGGCGCGTCGCTGAGCACCGCGGTGGAGGATATTCACCGGGCCGAGCAGGCGATCGACCTGCCGCCGTCGATCACGTCGTCGCTGCAAGGCGCGACCGCGGCGTTCGAGGATTCGCTATCGAGCGAGGTCTACCTGCTGATCGCCGCGCTCGTTGCCGTGTATATCGTGCTCGGTGTGCTGTACGAGAGCTTCATCCATCCGGTCACGATCCTGTCGACGCTGCCGTCGGCGGGCATCGGCGCATTGCTGTCGCTGATGCTCGCGGGGATGGATCTCGACGTGATCGGCATCATCGGTATCGTGCTGCTGATCGGCATCGTCAAGAAGAACGCGATCATGATGGTCGACTTCGCGCTCGACGCCGAACGCAATCACGGCAAGGCGCCGCGCGAGGCGATCTTCGAGGCGTCGCTGCTGCGTTTCCGCCCGATCCTGATGACGACGCTCGCGGCGATGCTCGGCGCGCTGCCGATGCTGCTCGGCACCGGCACCGGTTCGGAACTGCGCCGCCCGCTCGGCCTCGCGATCATCGGCGGTCTGACGCTGAGCCAGGTGCTGACGCTGTTCACCACGCCGGTGATCTATCTGTTCTTCGACCGGATGGCCACGCGCGTGAACCGCTGGCGCGCCGAGCGCGCTAAGCGCAACGCAGGCGGCGCGGAGGGCACGCGGTGA